The following are from one region of the Coffea eugenioides isolate CCC68of chromosome 2, Ceug_1.0, whole genome shotgun sequence genome:
- the LOC113763015 gene encoding fasciclin-like arabinogalactan protein 7, whose product MIISMLVVWCSTSVNSQSVGSPPISSPAPAPALEHVNLTHLLSYAGPFHTFLNYLEKTKVLETFQNQANNTEEGITIFAPTDDAFSKLKNPSLSNLTDDQIKSVLLFHALSHYYSLSDFKNLSQMSPVITYAGGQYTLNFTDVSGDISIDSRWTKTKVSSSVVATDPIAVYEIKNVLLPEAIFGTDIPPTVAPAPAPHIAPSADTPVADVGGSNSSPKSSPSSSCKISNLGILTQLILAIASGVVLMFS is encoded by the coding sequence atgattatttcAATGTTGGTGGTTTGGTGCTCTACATCAGTCAATTCACAATCTGTTGGATCTCCTCCAATCTCAAGTCCAGCACCAGCTCCAGCCCTAGAACACGTGAACCTCACACACTTACTTTCTTATGCTGGTCCATTCCACACCTTCCTTAACTACCTTGAGAAGACCAAAGTCTTAGAAACTTTCCAAAACCAAGCCAACAATACTGAAGAAGGCATTACAATTTTTGCCCCAACAGATGATGCCTTCTCCAAGCTCAAGAACCCATCTCTATCTAATCTCACCGATGATCAGATTAAATCAGTCCTCCTTTTCCATGCCTTATCGCATTACTACTCCCTATCAGACTTCAAGAACCTTAGCCAAATGAGCCCAGTGATAACTTATGCCGGTGGACAATACACTTTGAATTTCACAGATGTGTCTGGAGATATATCTATTGATTCAAGATGGACTAAAACAAAAGTCAGTAGCAGTGTTGTTGCAACTGACCCTATCGCTGTTTATGAGATAAAAAATGTTCTTCTTCCAGAAGCGATTTTTGGCACTGACATTCCACCAACTGTAGCACCCGCACCTGCTCCTCATATTGCCCCTTCTGCAGATACCCCTGTGGCTGATGTTGGTGGGAGCAATTCATCTCCAAAATCATCTCCATCTTCCTCTTGCAAGATTAGCAACTTGGGTATCTTAACTCAATTGATTTTGGCAATTGCAAGTGGAGTAGTTTTAATGTTCT